Proteins from a single region of Eremothecium gossypii ATCC 10895 chromosome VI, complete sequence:
- the TCO89 gene encoding Tco89p (Syntenic homolog of Saccharomyces cerevisiae YPL180W (TCO89)) → MSSGACRGRSFRSEADMGGHGGHGGAAGHGGGKTRGKKLKQFSTRSRSKSNANFKGLVSLHRTSSHDGTYSRGDGEPSNGSMKRTRSYDSLSKRKALSMLSMTALGRTETGADGRAGRGAHGRLVLQLHEQGGSSADEEVDYFSGEDLRDGGRWGAGDEAEGDEAEGGAARAAPALPALPALPALPALPAGAGGSTQGLGRMQLSYKAPSSLRNKQLDSNDEDRIEHSKDYGAGYGDCEVSKALHAGETIAESAHSLQRQGATAAEGRTEYPSTPRRAEGPEQADRTGRPERTPEADGARAAEVAEQPGDGGKAGKSAVEAQEGNVHGDPDKDSDHYAPDMILSQSTGVERHFNQTLSRQNSVASHAAMIDNSAYDTQHANHNRFNYINNDLASSLKSGELKAEEKPSKDFSTSISSLTSHLQGRAPNSRSGNRTNNLMALRTSQNALLRGQQASFLGEHGLGQGQQRSGTQVPLNHFSQFLQSNDQNNESRTQQKLWLQRESSFLDVSAQSATGSDALFLASNVEVRREFERISREYMSVRRFGNPLNDAMTRVVTQHKIDVKKHNKSSSPMYDASNGSLFGSYQRNMKTFGELHPDIRNRDMEIRQILTSLWNEGTTEFNKDSNPLSQKGPYLQQNPKVAAAPRSRTTGPTPHHNQRLINSLQPTTRAFNRRMETALNQQRL, encoded by the coding sequence ATGTCATCGGGCGCGTGCAGAGGACGGTCGTTCAGAAGCGAGGCCGATATGGGCGGGCACGGCGGGCACGGCGGGGCCGCGGGCCATGGAGGCGGCAAGACGCGCGGCAAGAAGCTGAAGCAGTTCTCCACGCGGTCGCGGAGCAAGAGCAACGCAAACTTCAAGGGCCTGGTGAGTCTGCACCGGACGTCGAGCCACGACGGGACGTACAGCAGGGGCGATGGGGAGCCCAGCAACGGCAGCATGAAGCGGACGCGCAGCTACGACTCGCTGAGTAAGCGCAAGGCGCTGAGCATGCTGAGCATGACGGCGTTGGGGCGGACGGAGACGGGCGCGGAcgggcgcgcggggcggggcgcgcacgggcggctggtgctgcagctgcacgagcagggcgggtccagcgcggacgaggaggTGGACTACTTCAGCGGGGAGGACCTGCGGGACGGCGGGCGGTGGGGCGCGGGCGACGAGGCGGAGGGCGACGAGGCggagggcggcgcggcgcgggcggcgccggcgctgccggcgctgccggcgctgccggcgctTCCAGCGCTGCCGGCGGGGGCGGGCGGCAGTACGCAGGGCCTGGGACGCATGCAGCTGAGCTACAAGGCGCCGTCGAGCCTGCGGAACAAGCAGCTTGACAGCAACGACGAGGACCGGATAGAGCACAGCAAGGACTATGGTGCTGGTTACGGGGACTGCGAGGTGAGCAAGGCGCTGCACGCGGGGGAGACCATTGCGGAGTCTGCGCACAGTCTCCAGCGACAGGGCGCGACGGCGGCCGAGGGCAGAACGGAGTACCCGTCCACGCCGAGGCGGGCAGAGGGCCCAGAGCAAGCGGACCGGACAGGGCGACCCGAACGAACGCCCGAGGCCGACGGCGCGCGGGCTGCAGAGGTTGCAGAACAACCTGGCGATGGTGGGAAGGCAGGCAAGTCGGCTGTAGAGGCACAGGAAGGGAATGTGCATGGCGATCCAGATAAGGATAGCGACCACTATGCGCCCGATATGATCCTGTCGCAGTCGACCGGGGTTGAGCGGCATTTTAACCAGACATTGTCGCGGCAGAATTCCGTGGCCAGCCACGCCGCAATGATAGACAACAGTGCTTACGACACGCAGCATGCAAACCATAATAGGTTTAACTACATCAACAACGACCTTGCAAGCTCGCTGAAGTCTGGAGAGCTGAAGGCCGAGGAAAAGCCGTCCAAAGACTTCTCCACGTCAATCTCCAGCTTGACCAGTCATTTACAAGGCAGGGCGCCAAATTCGAGGTCTGGAAACCGCACGAATAATCTAATGGCGCTGCGCACATCGCAGAATGCGCTGCTTCGCGGCCAGCAGGCATCATTCCTCGGAGAACACGGGTTGGGTCAGGGCCAGCAACGGTCTGGCACGCAGGTGCCGCTAAACCATTTTTCGCAATTCCTCCAGTCAAACGACCAAAATAACGAGTCAAGAACACAGCAGAAGCTGTGGCTACAGCGTGAATCGTCTTTCCTGGATGTATCTGCACAGTCGGCGACGGGGTCGGACGCTCTTTTCCTGGCGTCCAACGTGGAGGTTCGCAGAGAATTTGAAAGGATCTCCCGAGAATATATGAGCGTTCGGCGCTTTGGTAACCCTCTGAACGATGCTATGACAAGGGTAGTTACGCAGCACAAGATTGACGTCAAGAAACATAACAAGTCCTCTTCTCCAATGTATGACGCATCCAACGGGTCACTCTTTGGTAGCTACCAAAGAAATATGAAAACATTTGGAGAATTGCATCCCGATATTCGCAATCGGGATATGGAAATCCGGCAGATTCTTACTTCTCTGTGGAATGAGGGGACTACGGAATTCAACAAGGACAGTAACCCTCTCAGCCAAAAAGGGCCTTATCTGCAGCAAAATCCGAAAgttgcagctgctccaAGGTCCCGAACTACCGGTCCGACTCCACACCATAATCAACGTCTGATAAATTCGCTTCAGCCGACTACGCGAGCCTTTAATAGAAGAATGGAGACAGCGTTGAACCAGCAACGGCTGTGA